From the genome of Ahaetulla prasina isolate Xishuangbanna chromosome 15, ASM2864084v1, whole genome shotgun sequence, one region includes:
- the LRRC74B gene encoding leucine-rich repeat-containing protein 74B isoform X1, with product MPKLPLSPVPEQAGERLSGGASSASLAPSASSSRNLETFLRSPDVSEPICRDKSACFLEKALNYSEEEAEEEEESEDDQEEEWDTDLEIENSTICYDPAGKARYLAICQAYGVVPISYFLRHMKDSELTLNHRGLNPKAVKALALSLTSNTSIVKLNLSDNGLDGNGAIAMAEMLKENCYISELDLSENRVGIKGAEALSTVLRESPFLVTVKLSGNELNDRAAKYLVDALVTNQKVEHLDLSHNMLGEPAGEALGVAMAENVGLKELNLSWNNFRGQGAVAVAKGLAANIFLRVLDLSYNGFGNSGAAALGAALKSNDVLEELHIGNNRIALEGALALALGLKGNKNLRTLKMSRNPIQNEGCLGILKAIRANPGAAMELLDFSAIVVKQDFVRACEAVQELFPSLLIHHDGTTRLFRRKLSKVS from the exons ATGCCCAAGTTGCCGCTCTCGCCGGTGCCCGAGCAGGCGGGCGAGCGGCTCTCCGGAGGAGCGTCCTCTGCGTCCCTCGCTCCGAGCGCCTCCAGCTCGCGGAACTTAGAG ACTTTTTTGAGGTCCCCTGATGTATCAGAACCCATCTGCCGGGACAAAAGCGCCTGCTTCTTGGAGAAAGCATTAAACTATTCTGAAGAGGaagccgaggaagaagaagaatcagAAGACGATCAAGAGGAAGAGTGGGACACAGACCTTGAAATAGAAA ACTCTACAATATGCTATGATCCTGCCGGGAAAGCCAGATACCTTGCGATCTGTCAAGCGTATGGCGTGGTTCCTATCTCTTATTTTTTACGGCATATGAAAGATTCTGAACTGACTCTGAACCATCGTGGCCTTAACCCTAAG GCGGTCAAGGCTCTCGCTCTTTCCCTGACCAGCAACACGTCCATTGTGAAGCTGAACCTGAGTGACAACGGGCTGGATGGAAACGGAGCAATTGCGATGGCGGAGATGTTAAAGGAAAATTGCTACATTTCAG AACTTGATTTGTCAGAGAACAGAGTCGGGATCAAAGGGGCAGAAGCTCTGTCCACAGTGCTTCGGGAAAGTCCATTTCTTGTGACCGTGAAACTTTCAGGAAATGAATTAAACGACAGGGCAGCCAAATACCTGGTAGATGCTTTAGTGACCAATCAGAAAGTGGAGCACCTTGATCTGAGTCATAACATGCTCGGAGAACCAGCAG GAGAAGCTCTTGGAGTGGCCATGGCGGAAAATGTGGGGCTGAAGGAACTCAACCTCAGCTGGAACAACTTTCGGGGCCAAGGAGCAGTGGCTGTGGCCAAAGGCTTGGCG GCGAATATATTCCTTCGAGTCCTTGATCTGTCGTATAACGGCTTTGGCAACAGTGGTGCAGCTGCTCTGGGGGCAGCCCTGAAAAGCAACGATGTGCTGGAAGAACTCCACATCGG GAATAATCGCATTGCCTTGGAAGGGGCCCTCGCGCTGGCTTTGGGCCTGAAAGGAAACAAGAACCTGAGGACACTCAAG ATGTCCAGGAACCCCATCCagaacgaaggctgcctcgggaTCCTCAAAGCCATCCGAGCAAATCCTGGAGCTGCAATGGAACTTCTGGATTTTTCA GCAATTGTGGTGAAGCAGGACTTTGTCCGGGCATGTGAGGCTGTCCAAGAACTTTTCCCAAGCCTTCTGATCCACCATGATGGAACCACTCGCTTGTTCAGAAGAAAACTTTCCAAG GTTTCCTAA
- the LRRC74B gene encoding leucine-rich repeat-containing protein 74B isoform X2, protein MPKLPLSPVPEQAGERLSGGASSASLAPSASSSRNLETFLRSPDVSEPICRDKSACFLEKALNYSEEEAEEEEESEDDQEEEWDTDLEIENSTICYDPAGKARYLAICQAYGVVPISYFLRHMKDSELTLNHRGLNPKAVKALALSLTSNTSIVKLNLSDNGLDGNGAIAMAEMLKENCYISELDLSENRVGIKGAEALSTVLRESPFLVTVKLSGNELNDRAAKYLVDALVTNQKVEHLDLSHNMLGEPAEALGVAMAENVGLKELNLSWNNFRGQGAVAVAKGLAANIFLRVLDLSYNGFGNSGAAALGAALKSNDVLEELHIGNNRIALEGALALALGLKGNKNLRTLKMSRNPIQNEGCLGILKAIRANPGAAMELLDFSAIVVKQDFVRACEAVQELFPSLLIHHDGTTRLFRRKLSKVS, encoded by the exons ATGCCCAAGTTGCCGCTCTCGCCGGTGCCCGAGCAGGCGGGCGAGCGGCTCTCCGGAGGAGCGTCCTCTGCGTCCCTCGCTCCGAGCGCCTCCAGCTCGCGGAACTTAGAG ACTTTTTTGAGGTCCCCTGATGTATCAGAACCCATCTGCCGGGACAAAAGCGCCTGCTTCTTGGAGAAAGCATTAAACTATTCTGAAGAGGaagccgaggaagaagaagaatcagAAGACGATCAAGAGGAAGAGTGGGACACAGACCTTGAAATAGAAA ACTCTACAATATGCTATGATCCTGCCGGGAAAGCCAGATACCTTGCGATCTGTCAAGCGTATGGCGTGGTTCCTATCTCTTATTTTTTACGGCATATGAAAGATTCTGAACTGACTCTGAACCATCGTGGCCTTAACCCTAAG GCGGTCAAGGCTCTCGCTCTTTCCCTGACCAGCAACACGTCCATTGTGAAGCTGAACCTGAGTGACAACGGGCTGGATGGAAACGGAGCAATTGCGATGGCGGAGATGTTAAAGGAAAATTGCTACATTTCAG AACTTGATTTGTCAGAGAACAGAGTCGGGATCAAAGGGGCAGAAGCTCTGTCCACAGTGCTTCGGGAAAGTCCATTTCTTGTGACCGTGAAACTTTCAGGAAATGAATTAAACGACAGGGCAGCCAAATACCTGGTAGATGCTTTAGTGACCAATCAGAAAGTGGAGCACCTTGATCTGAGTCATAACATGCTCGGAGAACCAGCAG AAGCTCTTGGAGTGGCCATGGCGGAAAATGTGGGGCTGAAGGAACTCAACCTCAGCTGGAACAACTTTCGGGGCCAAGGAGCAGTGGCTGTGGCCAAAGGCTTGGCG GCGAATATATTCCTTCGAGTCCTTGATCTGTCGTATAACGGCTTTGGCAACAGTGGTGCAGCTGCTCTGGGGGCAGCCCTGAAAAGCAACGATGTGCTGGAAGAACTCCACATCGG GAATAATCGCATTGCCTTGGAAGGGGCCCTCGCGCTGGCTTTGGGCCTGAAAGGAAACAAGAACCTGAGGACACTCAAG ATGTCCAGGAACCCCATCCagaacgaaggctgcctcgggaTCCTCAAAGCCATCCGAGCAAATCCTGGAGCTGCAATGGAACTTCTGGATTTTTCA GCAATTGTGGTGAAGCAGGACTTTGTCCGGGCATGTGAGGCTGTCCAAGAACTTTTCCCAAGCCTTCTGATCCACCATGATGGAACCACTCGCTTGTTCAGAAGAAAACTTTCCAAG GTTTCCTAA